A genome region from Alistipes dispar includes the following:
- a CDS encoding WD40-like domain containing protein codes for MRVISGVLLCALFAAACSERLGRSEAFVRDVSLPAGPFSPGDEVTVAASGFESDDEIMFEIRWPLEGEALEEGSALGVRGVVTARTGRSLTFLAPGGYPASTVEVLLFRRGDRQSLGRIAVSDGRPPQEYSLYGVVGSGAGHASLVRIDMRSGSTKEIARRTGGRIRCAVNEPGSNRLFCISEESGERVGCRYDLTMRYWSAPELRGCVTAGLLPSSAAVLTTDGGRLCLRQAGLTRSSAGIPYCWRLPEGLEPGMLTGAPFVFTSAGGPRLLLAADLGDGTFAPVVLAAYGGGVAVGGPVRAGALIPFAMLERGSDSETFRLVGGYVVSDAGGSELRPFDVRTMRLGEPFARLEEPVRRAVALLSENGATQELWALAGPEGRGAIWVCDLPTGTWRRLPGGELPCSEIVLAR; via the coding sequence ATGCGTGTTATTTCAGGCGTGCTGCTCTGCGCGCTGTTTGCGGCGGCCTGCTCGGAGCGTCTCGGGCGGTCCGAAGCGTTCGTCCGGGACGTCTCGCTCCCGGCGGGGCCTTTTTCGCCCGGCGACGAAGTGACCGTCGCGGCGTCGGGATTCGAATCCGACGACGAAATCATGTTCGAAATCCGCTGGCCCCTCGAGGGCGAGGCGCTGGAGGAGGGCTCGGCTCTCGGCGTACGGGGCGTCGTCACGGCGCGCACCGGGCGGAGCCTTACGTTCCTGGCTCCGGGCGGCTACCCCGCCTCGACGGTCGAGGTGCTGCTCTTCCGCCGGGGCGACCGTCAGTCGCTCGGCCGGATCGCGGTGTCGGACGGGCGTCCTCCGCAGGAGTATTCGCTCTACGGTGTCGTCGGTTCCGGTGCGGGCCATGCGTCGCTCGTGCGGATCGACATGCGGAGCGGATCGACGAAGGAGATCGCCCGGCGGACGGGCGGCAGGATCCGGTGTGCGGTCAATGAGCCGGGGTCGAACCGGCTGTTCTGCATCTCGGAGGAGTCCGGGGAGCGGGTCGGCTGCCGCTACGATCTGACGATGCGTTACTGGTCCGCCCCGGAGCTTCGGGGTTGCGTGACGGCCGGGCTGCTCCCCTCGTCGGCCGCCGTGCTGACGACGGACGGCGGCCGGCTCTGCCTGAGGCAGGCGGGGCTTACGCGCTCCTCCGCCGGGATACCCTACTGCTGGCGGCTTCCCGAGGGGCTGGAACCCGGGATGCTGACCGGGGCGCCGTTCGTCTTCACCTCGGCGGGCGGTCCCCGGCTGCTGCTTGCGGCCGACCTCGGAGACGGAACCTTCGCTCCCGTCGTGCTGGCGGCCTACGGAGGAGGCGTCGCGGTGGGCGGTCCTGTCCGTGCCGGGGCGCTGATTCCCTTTGCGATGCTGGAGCGCGGGTCGGATTCGGAGACGTTTCGCCTGGTCGGCGGATACGTCGTCTCGGATGCCGGAGGCAGCGAGCTGCGCCCGTTCGACGTGCGGACGATGCGGCTGGGGGAGCCGTTCGCCCGGCTGGAGGAACCGGTGCGCAGGGCGGTGGCGCTGCTGTCGGAGAACGGTGCGACGCAGGAGCTGTGGGCGCTCGCCGGTCCGGAGGGCCGGGGTGCGATATGGGTCTGCGACCTGCCGACGGGGACGTGGAGGCGGCTGCCTGGCGGTGAACTGCCCTGTTCGGAGATCGTCTTGGCGCGGTAG
- a CDS encoding C69 family dipeptidase, with protein sequence MKNIRTILAAAAMLSYGAAAACTNFIVTKGASTDGSVMVSYAADSHSLYGALYHSAGGKHSQGAILPIYEWDTGRYLTDIPQAGESYSTVGNMNEHSLIIAETTFGGREELADPAGLMDYGSLIYITLQRAKTAREAIGVIVELANTYGYASSGESFSIADPGEAWIMELIGKGSKPDTAGINTRKGIVWVARRIPDGYVSAHANQSRITTFPLDDPENCLYAPDVIDFAREMGYFEGEDADFSFCDAYGPADFGTVRGCDARVWAFFRTVADGMDAYEQYAMGYDMQNRMPLWVKPRAKVSPKTVFDCMRDHYEGTPMDMTRDLGAGGHNCPYRWRPMTFEVDGEEYLNERATATQQTGFWFVGQARADAGPDMGILWFGVDDAATSCLTPIYCSVQEVPECFREGNGSMLEYSPTSAFWLFNRVTNFAYMRYDMIAADIRKVTDAWENGLLEEVRGVDARAGEFETAAARRRYLTRFSVGKAQELFARWSKLDRYLMVKYMDGNVKSEHGDVLAFLDSDAPMAQHFVENGNGRQIPDKIRFPGYNEKWKRAVAADNGKILKVVK encoded by the coding sequence ATGAAAAATATCCGAACGATTCTCGCGGCGGCGGCGATGCTCTCCTACGGAGCGGCGGCCGCATGCACCAACTTCATCGTCACGAAAGGAGCCTCGACCGACGGATCGGTGATGGTCTCCTATGCGGCCGACTCCCACTCGCTCTACGGCGCCCTCTACCACTCGGCAGGCGGCAAACACTCCCAGGGAGCGATCCTGCCCATCTACGAATGGGACACGGGACGTTACCTCACGGACATTCCACAGGCAGGCGAGAGCTATTCGACCGTCGGCAACATGAACGAACATTCGCTCATCATCGCCGAGACGACCTTCGGCGGCCGCGAGGAGCTGGCCGACCCGGCCGGACTGATGGATTACGGCTCGCTCATCTACATCACGCTGCAACGCGCCAAAACCGCCCGCGAGGCGATCGGAGTGATCGTCGAGCTGGCCAACACCTACGGCTACGCCTCGAGCGGCGAATCGTTCTCGATCGCCGATCCCGGGGAGGCATGGATCATGGAACTGATCGGCAAGGGCAGCAAGCCCGACACCGCGGGCATCAACACGCGCAAGGGCATCGTCTGGGTAGCGCGCCGCATTCCCGACGGCTACGTGTCGGCCCATGCCAACCAGTCGCGCATCACGACCTTCCCGCTCGACGACCCCGAGAACTGCCTCTACGCGCCCGATGTCATCGACTTCGCCCGCGAAATGGGCTACTTCGAAGGCGAAGACGCCGACTTCAGCTTCTGCGACGCCTACGGCCCGGCCGACTTCGGCACGGTGCGCGGCTGCGACGCCCGCGTGTGGGCCTTCTTCCGCACCGTGGCCGACGGCATGGACGCCTACGAACAATACGCCATGGGCTACGACATGCAGAACCGGATGCCGCTATGGGTCAAACCCCGTGCGAAGGTATCGCCCAAGACCGTCTTCGACTGCATGCGCGATCACTACGAGGGAACCCCGATGGACATGACCCGGGACCTCGGCGCCGGTGGACACAACTGCCCGTACCGCTGGCGGCCGATGACCTTCGAGGTGGACGGCGAGGAGTACCTCAACGAACGCGCGACGGCCACGCAGCAGACCGGCTTCTGGTTCGTGGGACAGGCCCGCGCCGACGCCGGGCCCGACATGGGCATCCTCTGGTTCGGCGTGGACGACGCCGCCACTTCGTGCCTCACGCCGATCTACTGCTCGGTGCAGGAGGTCCCCGAGTGCTTCCGCGAGGGGAACGGCTCGATGCTCGAATACTCGCCCACATCGGCCTTCTGGCTCTTCAACCGCGTGACGAACTTCGCCTACATGCGCTACGACATGATCGCGGCCGATATCCGCAAGGTGACCGACGCCTGGGAGAATGGACTGCTCGAGGAGGTCCGCGGAGTGGACGCCCGGGCCGGGGAGTTCGAGACGGCGGCCGCACGCCGGCGCTACCTCACGCGCTTCAGCGTCGGGAAGGCCCAGGAGCTGTTCGCCCGCTGGTCGAAGCTCGACCGCTACCTCATGGTCAAATACATGGACGGCAACGTGAAGAGCGAGCACGGCGACGTGCTGGCGTTCCTCGACAGCGACGCCCCGATGGCCCAGCACTTCGTGGAGAACGGCAACGGCCGGCAGATTCCCGACAAGATCCGGTTCCCGGGCTACAACGAGAAGTGGAAGCGCGCCGTGGCGGCCGACAACGGCAAGATACTGAAAGTGGTAAAATAA